The Argopecten irradians isolate NY chromosome 16, Ai_NY, whole genome shotgun sequence genome window below encodes:
- the LOC138311015 gene encoding uncharacterized protein, which produces MPRSYVNNASNRSLGRVGMPVGSMPVSRGSSGSSGGGGGSSSGYGFGNSNSGGSSRSYVDNASNRSLGRVGMPVGSMPVSRGSSGSTGGGSGSSGGYGLGNSDSGGSSRSYVDNASNRSLGRVGMPVGSMPVSRGSSGSDGSSSSPKTYVDNAQNRKLGRVGLPHGTAVVSNSASGVSPKTYVDNAQNRKLGRVGMPLGTAVVSKSSAQSQPPVMKVYKDNSFNRRIGRAGLPLGSMVLSSSVSSKMRSSGPPVSQYKESSQTKHLKELLHQYYTREEEDIDVEFMDEDYAEEVSEQAADLINRMNQIRLQRESRQGSKSSDDLLKSYRGEVIKFDELAMGEKIGHGGFGDIYSAKWKDTLVAVKKLRVQRVSQKRLRDFTSEIKIFCTLDHPNIVQFYGACCVSPNIAIVMEFMEGCLFQMLHMDEDITLTEDDKLSIIRQIARGLEYLHVKNIAHCDVKSQNVLMASSGDGYIAKFTDFGLSMMRSNSDTSSTVNDKVRNIGTPRYSAPEVLRGELLDRAAMMGADVYSLGLVVFEVITQDEPFDSLNTKQIERFVGHGDQRPVFGTDIDENVEENVKECWNRNPSMRPSAKVFLDSVEKWKSLYM; this is translated from the exons ATGCCGAGATCATATGTTAATAACGCTTCTAACAGGAGCCTTGGACGTGTGGGAATGCCAGTCGGGAGTATGCCTGTATCACGTGGATCATCCGGGTCTTCAGGTGGCGGAGGTGGCAGTTCTAGCGGATACGGCTTTGGAAACTCGAATTCTGGAGGTTCAAGTAGAAGTTATGTGGATAACGCTTCTAACAGGAGCCTTGGACGTGTGGGAATGCCAGTCGGGAGTATGCCTGTATCACGTGGTTCATCCGGGTCTACAGGTGGTGGAAGTGGAAGTTCTGGCGGATACGGACTTGGAAACTCGGATTCTGGAGGTTCGAGTAGAAGTTATGTGGATAACGCTTCTAACAGGAGCCTTGGACGTGTGGGAATGCCAGTCGGGAGCATGCCTGTATCACGTGGATCATCGGGTTCCGATGGAAGCTCATCAAGTCCAAAAACCTACGTTGACAATGCCCAAAATCGAAAATTAGGTCGTGTTGGGCTGCCACATGGAACTGCTGTCGTTTCAAATTCTGCTTCTGGCGTATCTCCAAAAACCTATGTTGACAACGCACAAAATCGAAAATTAGGTCGTGTTGGGATGCCACTTGGAACTGCTGTTGTGTCCAAGTCATCAGCACAGTCACAACCCCCAGTAATGAAAGTTTATAAAGACAACTCTTTCAATAGGAGAATCGGCCGCGCAGGTCTGCCGCTAGGTTCCATGGTGTTGTCGAGCAGTGTATCATCCAAGATGAGGTCCTCTGGACCACCTGTTTCTCAATATAAAGAAAGCAGCCAGACAAAGCATCTCAAGGAACTTTTACATCAGTATTACACGAGAGAG gaagaagacattgacGTTGAGTTCATGGATGAAGACTATGCTGAGGAAGTAAGTGAACAGGCAGCCGATCTTATCAACCGTATGAATCAAATCCGACTACAAAGAGAATCCCGACAGGGATCGAAGTCATCTGATGACCTCCTCAAAAGTTATCGCGGAGAAGTCATCAAATTTGATGAGCTTGCTATGGGCGAAAAGATTGGACACGGCGGATTCGGCGATATATATTCTGCTAAATGGAAGGACACTTTGGTTGCAGTAAAGAAGCTAAGAGTCCAGAGAGTATCTCAGAAACGGCTAAGGGATTTCACTtctgaaatcaaaatattctgTACCTTAGATCACCCTAATATTGTCCAATTCTATGGCGCGTGTTGTGTGAGCCCAAACATCGCCATCGTTATGGAGTTCATGGAAGGCTGTCTGTTCCAGATGCTTCACATGGACGAGGACATCACGCTCACAGAAGACGACAAACTTAGCATCATCAGACAAATAGCCAGAGGTTTGGAATACCTGCACGTGAAGAACATCGCGCACTGTGACGTAAAGTCCCAGAATGTTCTGATGGCCAGCAGTGGTGACGGTTATATTGCCAAATTTACCGACTTCGGTCTTAGCATGATGAGAAGCAATTCGGACACATCTTCAACAGTTAATGACAAG GTTCGAAATATCGGGACTCCTCGGTATTCCGCACCGGAAGTACTGCGAGGAGAATTGTTAGACAGGGCAGCCATGATGGGAGCAGATGTGTATTCTCTTGGCCTTGTGGTCTTTGAAGTGATCACGCAAGACGAACCATTTGATTCCCTAAACACCAAGCAGATAGAACGCTTTGTCGGACACGGCGATCAGAGACCCGTTTTTGGTACTGACATTGATGAAAACGTAGAGGAAAATGTCAAGGAATGCTGGAATCGTAACCCGTCGATGAGACCTTCGGCCAAGGTGTTTCTTGACTCAGTGGAAAAATGGAAGTCTCTCTATATGTAG
- the LOC138310074 gene encoding putative proline-rich protein 21, translating into MYFYPHPYTPVPLPSFLHPCTSTLTTTPLYIYPRPYTPVPLPSPLHPCTSTLNYILYITIHLPSTIHPCFSTLTPTSMYFYPHSYIPVLLPSLLHPCTSTLNPTSLYFYPHPYIPVPLPSPLHPCTSTLTPTSLYLLIPTSLYLYLHPYIPVHLPSPLHPCTSTLVPTSLFFYPNPYIPVPLPSPLHPCTSTLTPTSLYLYPHPYPTSTLPSSLHPCIYALIPTPENLYPHPYIPVPLPSPLHPYTSTFNPISLYFNPHPYTTVSLPSPHTPVPLPSTLHPSTLTPTSLYFYPHPYTPVLLPSTLHPSTATLNPTSLYFYPLPYTPVLLP; encoded by the coding sequence ATGTACTTCTACCCTCATCCCTACACCCCTGTACCTCTACCCTCATTCCTACATCCCTGTACATCTACCCTCACCACTACACCCCTGTACATCTACCCTCGTCCCTACACCCCTGTTCCTCTACCCTCACCCCTACACCCCTGTACCTCTACCCTCAACTACATTCTATACATCACTATACATCTACCCTCAACTATACATCCCTGTTTTTCTACCCTCACTCCTACATCCATGTACTTCTACCCTCACTCCTACATCCCTGTACTTCTACCCTCACTCCTACATCCATGTACTTCTACTCTCAACCCTACATCCCTGTACTTCTACCCTCACCCCTACATCCCTGTACCTCTACCCTCACCCCTACATCCCTGTACTTCTACCCTCACCCCTACATCCCTGTACCTCCTCATCCCTACATCCCTGTACCTCTACCTTCACCCCTACATCCCTGTACATCTACCCTCACCACTACACCCCTGTACATCTACCCTCGTCCCTACATCCCTGTTTTTCTACCCTAACCCTTACATCCCTGTACCTCTACCCTCACCCCTACATCCCTGTACCTCTACCCTCACCCCTACATCCCTGTACCTCTACCCTCATCCCTACCCTACCTCTACCCTACCCTCATCTTTACACCCCTGTATCTATGCCCTCATCCCTACACCCGAGAACCTCTACCCTCACCCCTACATCCCTGTACCTCTACCCTCACCACTACACCCCTATACTTCTACCTTCAACCCTATATCCCTGTACTTCAACCCTCATCCCTACACCACTGTATCTCTACCCTCACCCCACACCCCTGTACCTCTACCCTCAACCCTACACCCCTCTACCCTCACCCCTACATCCCTGTACTTCTACCCTCACCCCTACACACCTGTACTTCTACCCTCAACCCTACACCCCTCTACCGCTACCCTCAACCCTACATCCCTGTACTTCTACCCTCTCCCCTACACACCTGTACTTCTACCCTAA